The genomic window GTTAATTCTTCAATATTGATTACACCATTACTTGTAGAATCATTATATAATTTACTTAATTCAAGTTGTGAGTTTTCAAGTATATTTTTAACATCATTATTATTAAATAATTGTTCGTTAATATTTCTTGCTAGACCAGATAGTCGTCTTTTTTTAGAATACTCAAGTATTGTATCTAAATATATTAGTGCATTAGCAGATGAATATGATGTTTCTACTAAGTTAGAAAGATATTCTAGTCCACCAACCTTTTCTAAATTGTTTTGGGATTTTAATATTTCACTTACAACATGTACATCTAAATCTAAGTTATCTTTATCGTCAATATGTTTTAACATAGCTTCATATACAAGTTTGTTAGTATTTGAATAAAAATCACTTGATTTCAATAAAGGGGTAATTTCACTTAATAGATTAGGGTCTACTAAAATTGCCCCTAATATTGATTTTTCAAAGTGTATGTTATGTAATACATTATCATTTTTTTCCATAAGGTATCTCCTATTATAGACTTATTACATTTACTTTTAAAATAGCTTTTATTTCAGCATAAAGTTTTACTTCAACGTTATGTAAACCTATAGATTTTAATCTAGCATCATTACCCATTTTCTTTTTATCAATTTCCACTTTTAATTGTTCTTTTACTGCCTCTTCTATTTCTTTAGCACCTAAAGAACCAAAAACTTTACCATCTTTTCCTACTTTTACTTTTAAAGTAATAGTATTTTTTTCTAGAATTTCTTTTACTTCATTAGCATGTTTTATTTCTTTTTCAATGTTTTTAGAAATTCTATTTTTTTGACTCTCTAATTTATTTATATTTTCAGGTGTAGCTGGTACCGCTTTATTTTGTGCAAATAAAAAGTTATTTGCATATCCGTCTTTTACTTCTATTATTTCATCTTTTTTTCCTACACCTTTAATATTTTCTTTTAAAATTACTTTTACTTTCATATTCTTCTCCTTATTTTTCAATTGCATTAAATATTGAAATAATCTTATTTTTTATCTCTTCATCAAATTCTCCATCATTTTCAACTGATCCACCAATTAAAACATTGTATTTAAATCCAAATCTATTTTCTAATTCAGTTTCTAAAAATTCAATAGTTTTTTCATTGTTTAAATAACGAAAATAATAACTTGATTTATCATTTAATATAGTAATATTATTATTTTGTGCTGAAATCTTAGTATCTTTGACTAAATTATAATATCTTTGTCTACCTAATTCATTTAAATATTTAATAAATATATCCCATTTTTCTTGAGAAAACTCAATACTTATATTCTGTGTTTGTGGTATTTGTGTTATTGTTTGTCTAGATGTAGATAAAATTTTGTTTATTATTATATATGCAAGCAATCTTTTATCTTCTTCATTCTTATATTTTACTAAAATTTCAAGTATGTTTGATATAATATTTATTTTTTTATCCAATTCAATATCTTGTATTTTTAAATATTTACAAAAGTCTCTTAAAAATTGATCAATTTGAATTCCTTCAAACCATAATTTATCAATAAATATTATTAGCTCTTCCTTTTTATTATTTAATAATAATTTTGTGAAATTTTGATGAAATATTTTTGAGACTACACCAAGTGCTTTTTCTGTTAATTCAACAGTTATTTTATCTTCATTGTAATAATTTGAAGCTACTTGTTCAAAAATAGAAAATGAATCTCTTGCTGAACCTTCTGATTTAGAATAAATAAGTTCTAAACTTTCTGTATCAATATTAATATTTTCTTTTTGAGCGACTTGTGTTAACATTTCAATTATATCTTTTTCACTAATTGTTTTAAAATCATATCTTTGACAACGAGATTTGACAGTATCTGGTATTTTTTCTATTTCTGTTGTAGCTAATATAAAAATAATATGTTTTGGTGGTTCTTCTAATATTTTAAGAAGTGCATTAAATGCTTCTTTTGTTAACATATGAACTTCATCGATAATATATACTTTTTTTCTACATTTAACAGGTAAATAACCAGTACTTTCCTTTAAATCACGAATTTCATCAATACCTCTATTAGATGCAGCATCTATTTCTATTATATCTACAGCAATACCTTTAGTAATTTCCTGACAATTTTCACAATTATCACATGGTGTTGAAGTAATGCCATTTAAACAATTAGCTCCTTTTGCTATAAGTCTTGCAATTGTAGTTTTTCCAACTCCACGAGGTCCATTAAATAAATATGCATGCGATAATTTATCATTGTCTAAACTATTTTTTATTGCTCTTACTATATGTTCTTGTCCATATAATTGAGAAAAATTTTGAGGTCTATATTTTCTATATAATGTTATGTTCTCCATTTTTAATCTCCTCTATCACACCTATAACTTCAACCAAATTATTAAGCGTTTTAAAACATAATTCATTTGTTTCATCTGTTGGCATTAATAAATCAGGAATCATTATAGGATTAGCTTTTGCTGCAGCCGCAGCTCTAATACCATTATAAGAATCTTCAAGAATAATACATTCTTTTGGATCGTATTTAAAATGATTAATAACTTTAGTAAATATTTCTGGATTAGGTTTACTTTCTTTTACTTCTTCACCAGATATAATATATTCAAAATAGTCATCTAAATTCTCATTTTTAAGTAACTTTAATATTTTATGTCTAGGTGATGATGATGCAAGAGCTATTGCAATGTTTTCTTTTACTAAATAATTTAATAACTCTCTAACACCTTTTTTAACCCCTATTTTTTTTAAATCACTTAATCTCATTATTTCTTCTTCTATACATTTAAAAATAAAATGAAAATCTAAATTTGGAAAATGAGATTTATAAAATTTTACACAACTCTCATTACTTGTCCCTATAACGCTGTGCATTTGTTCTTCTGTAATATTAATATTATGTTTTTCAACAAAAATAATTGCTTGATTTATATATTCTTTTTCAGTATCAAAAATTAAACCATCCATGTCAAATATACATAATTTTATAGACATTATAACACAACCTTTAATACTTTCTTTTGATCATCTGTTAGATAATTAATTGCAAGATTCTTTTTCACTGCTTTATCAAATAAAGTAATATAACTTCCTTTATTTTCTTCTGGCTCCATAATATAGTCACCTTCTTTTAGATATTCTTGCAAAGCAGGAATTGTTTCTTTCAATCTATAAATAACACCAAACTGATTTTCTAGATATTCAAGATCAATTACAACTAAAAATTTAGATCCAATTTGTTTCATTTCTTTTACTTTATCATTATCTAATAATAAATAGAAAATATTATCTAATCCAACTGAAAAACCAACAATTGATTTTTTTTCTTTTCTTAAGTTGTAGTTAATTTCAGATATTAAAATGTTTATAAGAATGTCTTCATATTCATCTTCTTTTTTTTCGAAATCATCAAAATCAATATTAGTTAACTTATCTAAATATTCAGAAACTAATCTTTTCATACCTTTAGTATAATTTTTTGATTTATAATTATGAAAATATGCATTAGTATGCTCAGCTGCAAAATAATAAAAGAATGTTTCGTAATTTTGAATCTCACCTTCTGTATCATCAAAACCTATATATTCTAATATCGCTGCTCTAAGATCCTTGTTATATGCATCTACAGCATTTTTATATGTTTCATATTCTATGTTAAATAATCTAGCAAAATTGTGTAATTTATCATATTCTATATTTAAATCTTCCATTATTTCATATTTCCTTTCAATAGTTTTAAAAATTCTTTTGAAGTATTTATTTCTTCAACATCAGTTTTTATTCTTGGATTAATTTTTCTGTCTACAAATACATGTAGTTGTTTTATTATTTCAATATAATAAATATCTTTTCTTCCAAAAAGAATAAGTAATAGTTGTAGCATTTCAATAATGCATAAATCTATTGCCATAATTAAGTTTGAATTTTTAAATTTAAATTGCTTTAAAAATGTACTCTCAAAAGGAATCTTTACTAGATCTAACGCATATTTTGCAGTAATGCTAGTGTCTTTTTTTAAAGGACTTTCTTCTATACAATAAATACTTCCAACATCTGTTAAATTTATTATTAAGTCTAAATTTGATAATCTTTCAATATCTAAAAAATTTTTAAAATAATCACCCTTATCTAGCTTTATATTATTATTTTGTTTTATTGAAGCTATATGTATTCTTTCAGCATTATTTTCTTTTAATACTTCATAAATTGTTTTAAAATATTCATTTGTCTCTAAAATCAAAACATTAGATTTATCCACTTTAAAATTTGAATATTTTAAAAGTTCTGTAAAAGCAATTTTCTTTAAAGACTCCTTTACTAATATTTCATCATTTTTATAGAAAAAATCATATTTACTATTAGGATTTAAATTATCTTCAAAAAAAACTGCATCAAATTCATCAATATATTCTTGATATTTTTGTATAATGTTTTCTACATGATATATTTCAGAGTTTAAATTTTTTACTTCTTTAATTCTATTATGAATTATTTGATATATTTCAAAATTAGTTTTATTGCCTACGTAAGCTATTTTTTTCATAATAAACCTCTCAGTTCTTCATCTGTTAATTCACGGTATTCCCCTAGTCTTAAAGTTTCATCTAATTTTAAAGAACCCATAGATACCCTTTTAAGATAAATTACTTCATTATTTACTGCTTTAAACATACGTTTTACTTGATGGAATTTTCCTTCTGTAATTGTAATATAAACTTTCATATCATCAATCACATCTATTTTTGAAGGTTTAGTTATTATATCTTCTCCAATATCAATACCTTGCTCAATATTTTCTATTTCAGATTTTGAAATAGGTTTAAGTAATTCTACATAATATTTTTTATCTACATGTTTCTTAGGTGATAATAAATTATGCGCTAGATTACCATCATTCGTTAAAAGTAATAATCCTTCAGTATCAATATCAAGTCTTCCAACTGGAAATAATTTATATGTTTTAAAATCTGTAATTAAATCTAAAACTGTTTTCTGTTTAGTATCTTCAGTTGCACTAATAAATCCTTTTGGTTTATTTAACATGACATATCTAAATTTTGTATATGAAATTATTTTATCATCAAATTTAATAAGATCATTTATTTCATCAATTCTCATATCTGTTGTTTTTGCAACTATATCGTTAACTTTTATTCTTTTAAATTTAATTATGTCTTTTACTTCTTTACGTGTCCCTATTCCACTATTAGCTAAAAATTTATCTAGTCTCATTTATTTTCCTTTATGTAAAAGGGATGCAATAAATACATCCCCTAATTTTTAATCTCAAAAATTCCTGGCTTTGATGACTTACTTTTTTCAATTAAATATTCTATTAAAGTTTGAAATTCCTTGTTAGAATTCTTATCGTATATATCTGGTAAATTCTCAAAACTTTGATTTTCTACTATATATTTTTTTACAATATCCTTTTTTTCTCTAAATTCGCTATCTTTAGTTGATAATTTAACTCCCTTTTCATCAATTTTATCAAAGTCAACAGAAAGAATTTTTGAGTTCTTTACAATAATTCTCATTGTTAATGTATATCCATCTTTTTTATGGGAAACCTCATATTTACCATCATTATAATTTGCAAAAGATGTGATACCAAAAATTGTTAGAATTATTAATAAAAATCTTTTCATGAATATCATCCTCCTATTCTCTAATATTTTATCATATTTTTGCCATTTTTTCAAATAAAAATGCCACATTTGTGGCATTTGTATTTATTCCATTTTTAATGCTTCTATCATATCTATATTTTTAAGTTTTCTATGTACTAATAACATTGAAATTATTGAAAAGAATAATGTAAGAATAATAGCAAATATATATGGTGAAATTCCAGTAGATTCAACAAAAACTGTATTAGTTTTTTCCATTGAAACTAAAATAATTTTATGTAAACCTCTACCAAAAATTAAACCAAATATTATTCCAACAACTGTAAGTATAAATATTTCT from Streptobacillus canis includes these protein-coding regions:
- the rplI gene encoding 50S ribosomal protein L9; its protein translation is MKVKVILKENIKGVGKKDEIIEVKDGYANNFLFAQNKAVPATPENINKLESQKNRISKNIEKEIKHANEVKEILEKNTITLKVKVGKDGKVFGSLGAKEIEEAVKEQLKVEIDKKKMGNDARLKSIGLHNVEVKLYAEIKAILKVNVISL
- the dnaX gene encoding DNA polymerase III subunit gamma/tau — encoded protein: MENITLYRKYRPQNFSQLYGQEHIVRAIKNSLDNDKLSHAYLFNGPRGVGKTTIARLIAKGANCLNGITSTPCDNCENCQEITKGIAVDIIEIDAASNRGIDEIRDLKESTGYLPVKCRKKVYIIDEVHMLTKEAFNALLKILEEPPKHIIFILATTEIEKIPDTVKSRCQRYDFKTISEKDIIEMLTQVAQKENINIDTESLELIYSKSEGSARDSFSIFEQVASNYYNEDKITVELTEKALGVVSKIFHQNFTKLLLNNKKEELIIFIDKLWFEGIQIDQFLRDFCKYLKIQDIELDKKINIISNILEILVKYKNEEDKRLLAYIIINKILSTSRQTITQIPQTQNISIEFSQEKWDIFIKYLNELGRQRYYNLVKDTKISAQNNNITILNDKSSYYFRYLNNEKTIEFLETELENRFGFKYNVLIGGSVENDGEFDEEIKNKIISIFNAIEK
- a CDS encoding HAD family hydrolase → MSIKLCIFDMDGLIFDTEKEYINQAIIFVEKHNINITEEQMHSVIGTSNESCVKFYKSHFPNLDFHFIFKCIEEEIMRLSDLKKIGVKKGVRELLNYLVKENIAIALASSSPRHKILKLLKNENLDDYFEYIISGEEVKESKPNPEIFTKVINHFKYDPKECIILEDSYNGIRAAAAAKANPIMIPDLLMPTDETNELCFKTLNNLVEVIGVIEEIKNGEHNII
- a CDS encoding Rossmann-fold NAD(P)-binding domain-containing protein; the protein is MKKIAYVGNKTNFEIYQIIHNRIKEVKNLNSEIYHVENIIQKYQEYIDEFDAVFFEDNLNPNSKYDFFYKNDEILVKESLKKIAFTELLKYSNFKVDKSNVLILETNEYFKTIYEVLKENNAERIHIASIKQNNNIKLDKGDYFKNFLDIERLSNLDLIINLTDVGSIYCIEESPLKKDTSITAKYALDLVKIPFESTFLKQFKFKNSNLIMAIDLCIIEMLQLLLILFGRKDIYYIEIIKQLHVFVDRKINPRIKTDVEEINTSKEFLKLLKGNMK
- a CDS encoding pseudouridine synthase, whose product is MRLDKFLANSGIGTRKEVKDIIKFKRIKVNDIVAKTTDMRIDEINDLIKFDDKIISYTKFRYVMLNKPKGFISATEDTKQKTVLDLITDFKTYKLFPVGRLDIDTEGLLLLTNDGNLAHNLLSPKKHVDKKYYVELLKPISKSEIENIEQGIDIGEDIITKPSKIDVIDDMKVYITITEGKFHQVKRMFKAVNNEVIYLKRVSMGSLKLDETLRLGEYRELTDEELRGLL